The Canis lupus dingo isolate Sandy chromosome 7, ASM325472v2, whole genome shotgun sequence DNA window CCCCAGCCTAAGGAAGCTAAAAATTCTTTGTGAGGTAACCTATTGAGGTGGGTAACCTATTGGTTGCAAACTCCTGATTACTTGCAAAACTGCCAAGAATCTTAGAAAACAATGCAAATAAGCCTCCAGTTTATTATAAGGCAGCAGCTACTGCCTTAACTACATTTGCATGGAAATTGGCAATTAGAAACCTATTAATCTTGCACCAACTTATTTGAACTGCTTGTTGTCAAGGTCTGTTTTGCCAACTCATTCCCCAATTTAAGAGTATATACTAGATAATTAAGAAGTCCCTGACCCTCCTATTCCCTTGACTTtttggcaataataataataataataataataataataataataaatctactTCTGAAAAGAATAAGTTAAGATGACCTTATTTATAGTACAAACCTTATAGTACAAACCCACTATGAGCcagctctttttttctaaaaagccttgattccttgatttcctcATTGATTCTCTCACTTCTGCATTTTAGAGACCAAAAAGAACCCCAGTATATGATGTTTTGTTGATACAAGGAAGAATTTATGAGACATGTGCCCTGTATGCCCTAATTAAGAATTTGTAATTAAGGCTGCCAGCAAAGTGAAGCAAATGAACAATCACCCCAATGAATGAGATTATCTAGAGGTGAAAATAGTCCTGGAGATGAGCTGTCAATGTGCAATTGACAAGGTCTGGGAACCCTGAAAATTCCAATCTCAGTGGCCTGGAAGCTCAGAGCTAAAATGTGGGCTTCCATAGATTTctatggctgccataacaaagggCCACCAGCTGGGttgtttaaaagcaaaaacttaccgtctcactgttctggagctagaagtctgagatcagatCAGTGTTAGCagatctgttccaggcctcttgCCTAGCTTCTGGTAGTTTGCCGGCAATCTCTGCCTTGCAGATGCATCATCTTCACATAAACGTTCTCTCTGTATGCATGTCTGTCCCTGGGTCCAAATGTCCTCCCCTTTTAAAAGGACACAGTCATACTGCATCGGGAGGATCATCTAACCTCCAATCTGCCAATGCCCTATTTCTAAGAAAGGTCACATTCCAGGGGCACCAGGAATTAGGACTTTTGTGGTAATATAATTCAATCCATAGCAGGAAGTAAAGTTTAATAAATCAAAACGTAATTGGTTGTATCCTCAGTGGCTGTCTAAAGAAGAGCTCTGTAAACACAACAGGATTCAGCCTGGAGCATCTATGAAAGACCAGCCAGAGAGTAAACATGTCAGTATGTCAGGGAGGAGTGGTGGGTCAGTGGACAACACAGAGGATTTTCTAACTTTGTGAATAATAGAACCATTTTTCCCctaatgaaattttaaacaaaaccccaatgaataaagcaaatataaatagaGCTATTCTAGTGGAACCTTGAGTGAAAGTCTGTGTTCCATCCAGCGAGCCTTCCCCTCACCCATCAAGAGTATCTTGTCCCTAAGAAATATTTTGGGACAATGATACCAAATTAAAGTTGTGGCTATATACAAGTCAACAAGTGCctctagagagaaagagggtcattatataatgatcaAAGAGTCAATTCaacaggaagatataaaaattataaatatatacatacccaTCATCAAACACCTAAGTATATAAAGCAAATGTCGgcagatctgaagggagaaattCACAGCAATACATTGATGGTAGGAAACTTTAATACTCCACTTCCAATAATGAAAGAACATCCAGAcaggaaatcaataaagaaagaacTATCTTGAGCAACACTATAGACCAAATGAACCAAATAGATGAATTTAGAACTTTCCAtgcaacagcagcagaatacacattcttctcaagcacacacagAATATTCTCCAGAGCTGCCGCCACCAACATGGAGACCTTGTACCGCGTCCCGTTCTTAGTGCTCGAATGCCCCAACCTGAAGCTGAAGAAGCCGCCCTGGGTGCACATGCCGTCGGCCATGACGGTGTACGCTCTGGTGGTGGTGTCTTACTTCCTCATCACCGGAGGAATAATTTATGATGTTATTGTTGAACCTCCAAGTGTTGGTTCTATGACTGATGAACATGGACATCAGAGACCAGTAGCTTTCTTGGCCTACAGAGTAAATGGACAATATATTATGGAAGGACTTGCATCCAGCTTCCTGTTTACAATGGGGGGTCTAGGTTTCATAATCCTGGACCGATCGAATGCACCAAACATTCCAAAACTCAATAGATTTCTTCTTCTATTCATTGGATTCGTCTGTGTCCTATTGAGTTTTTTCATGGCTAGAGTATTCATGAGAATGAAACTGCCGGGCTACCTGATGGGTTAAAAAATGCCTTTTGACAAGAAATCTGTGGATATTGGATTTGCTCCTGTTAATGAAGTTTTAAAGGCTGTACCAATCCTCTGATGTGAAATATGGAAAAagagtgaagcagcagaaaagaaGCATCTCGTGAGAAATAGGAATCATATTAAAGCTTGAACTAGAATGTCTTCTTGGTATCAAAGAGACAAATTTCTCACAGTATTTCTCCTGCTGGCCTGTACTGACACACCAATGATGTTTAgtggcatttttttcttagtttttcatttcttaaagaaaatatactcCCATTTCCACAACTATAATATTGAATAAAGTGATTATTTCTTATAGCCCCCTTAACATTTTGTGGAGATAACATTTCTGACTTtcaaaaattaatctaaaatcaGGAAGCGAGATCCCATAAGCTGACAACTCTGATCAGCTTTACCTATGGTGCTTTGCCTTTAAACAGTGTGACAGTACATTATTCAGATATGTGTGAGACTGTTTCTGCACAATAAGATGTATgaaaggagcagaaataaataatttttctaattaataaaaaaaaaaagaatattctccagaatatatcacatgttaggtcacaagacaagtcttaaattttttaataagacTTAAATTATCACAGGTATCTTTTTAGACCACAATgggatgaaactagaaatcaacactgagaaaatgaaaaaattcaccAATACCAATATATAGAAACCAAAAACACACTCTTGAATAACCATGACTCTAGTAATCaagagaattttcaaaatattttgagacaaataaaaataaaaatatgacatgcCAAAACTTATgagatatagcaaaagcagtatGAGtaaggaagtttatagcaataaatgcttATACTGAAAAaagggagggggtgcctgggtggcttagtgacataagcaactgactcttggttttggctcaggtcacggtcttagggtcatgggattgagcccgcCCCACTTAGGGCTCTCCACTTAGTGTTgagactgcttgagattttctctctctctctcttcctcagcccctctccctgcttgtactctccctctctaaaataaataaatgaaatcttaaaaaaaaaaaaaaaagaagaagatctcaaataaagaacttaactttatacctcaaggaatcagaaagaggaataaagcctaaagttagcagaagaaaaaaataataataaagatcagagcagaaataaataagagaatagaaaaacaaaacccacaaccaaactaattaaaaaggagagaagactcaaataaataaaatcagaaatgaaaggaaatattgtAAGTAAtgcattagaaataaaaagattaataaggaacttttatgaacaattatataccaacaaattagataacctaaaagatatggataaattcctggaagcaTATAATGTAACCAAAATGAAACCAAGGAAGATTAGAAAGCCTGAACAGACCACTAAAAATTAAGAGACTGAAGTAGtaattaaaaacctcccaagacagggtgcctggctggctcgctTGCTAGAGCAAGTGACTCTCAAACTGGGGTTTGGCAGTTCGAGCCCCATAGTGGGCATAGAgattaaaaacctcccaagaaagaaaagcccaggaccagatggctttacaggagaattctaacaaatattcaaagaagaattaatgccaatccttgTTAAACTCTTCCAGAAACAGAAGACGGAATGCTTCTGAATTCATTATATGAGGTTGGTAtaaccctaataccaaaaccagagacacttaaagaaaagaaagctatagaccaatatctctgatgaatctagatgcaaaaatactcaataaaatcctagaaaactgaattcaacaatgcATCAAAAAGATtacacaccatgaccaagtgggattcatcTCTGGGATGCAATATTGGTTCAACTTACCccaatcaatcaatgtgatatagtacattaacataataaaaaatgaaaaccacatggTAATctcaataaacacagaaaaagtatttaacaaaGTTCAgctttcatttatgataaaaacgcaacaaaaccaataaaaaggAACTTACCATAATCAGGCCGTTTATGAAAATCCCACAACTAACATAATTTTgggagaaaaacagagctttaaactcttaaaaaaataaaaaataaacccttaccacttctattcaacataatattggaagtcctagaGCAACTAGATaaggtaaagaaacaaaaggcatcaaaatcagaaagaaagaagtaaaattatttctatttgcagatgacatgatcctatatGTAGAAAGCTCCAGAAAGgctccattaaaaagaaaactgttgaaactaataaatgaattcagttaagTTGCAGGTCatgaaattaacattaaaaaaccAGTAGTATTTCTTTATACCAACAAGGAATTCtccaaaaaggaaatcaagagaaCAGTCCCATTTATGATAAtatcacaaagaatgaaatacttgggaataaatttaactgaggaggtaaaagatctgtatactgaaaactaaaaaatattgagGAGAGAAACTGAAGATGGCACAGCTACTCTTCAACAGGGTACAAAGAACACAcgatggggaaaagacagtctcttcaatgatGATGCTGGAAAAGCTAGAtaatcacatacaaaaaaattaaatttgacccttacacaatacacaaaaacaacTCCAAATGGTTTAAAGACTTAAACAGAAGACCCAAGACCACAAAACTCCCAGAATACATTACAGGgaaaattatacatatacaaattatgcataaaattacacatatatgaaaaggtgctcaacatcactaattgtCAAGGACAGGCAAATCAAAGCATAGTGCAGggggagtggctcagtgggttgaacatcgggttcttgatttcagctcaggtcatgatctcagggtcctgggatggagccccacatcaggctctatgctcggTGGAGAGTATGCTTacaattctttccctctgcctctcccctcacttccactttctctctctctctctctctctctctctctctctctctctttctctctttgtctctctcatagataaataagtctttaaaaaataaaataaaaccaaaacacgATGTCAtatcacacctgttagaatggctactatcaaaaggGTGAGAAAAAGATAAGTGCTGGAAAGGGTGcagacagaagaaaagagagaagagaacagaacagaacagtaGAGAAAAGTAAAGGGCtcctggccagctcagttggagcatgtgactcttgatttcagggttgtgagtttgagccccatgttggttgtagagattacttaaaaataaaatcttaaaaaaagaaaagaaggaaatcctgccatttgtgatgacatggatgaacctggaggacatgataccaagtgaaataagccagcctgGAAAGAAAAATACCCTATGATGTCACTTTTATGTAGAATCAAAAAAACTCAAATCcatagaagcagagagcagaATGGGGCTACCAGGGGCGGGGTCGGAGGGTATGAAGCTTCAGTTATGTATAATGAGTAAGTTCAGGAGATCTAATGCACCTCAAAGTGGCTATAATTAATGCTGTACCATAGACTTGAAATCTAATAGAGTAGATCTTAAGTTCCTCTCTCGCCCACATACACAAGTGGTAGCCTTGTGAAATGTTAGATATGTTCAATATCTTGACTGTAGTGATCTAATCCATTTGCAATGTGTGTGTATGACaaaacatcacattgtacaccttatacacatataatttttaactttttttaaatagaaaattatggATAAAAAAGTGTCTTGCCCATTTAACAAGTGCGTTAACAGTGGCCTCGGAGACAGAAAGCTCTCATAGGATATGTCACTGGTCCAGCCAACTCCCCTTTCTCCAAGTGTATGTTTACCAAGAAATCTTCTGCTTCTATGTTTGTCCCTATAAATTTCCCTGCAGGGAGAGATTATCCTGATAAGATGATTCAAGTGTCTGTTCACAAATTATATTTCTAGTTATACTGTAGTATATTGACCGGGTTTATACATCAGTTTCACATGAGTTTGTCAACAGTGGAGTCAGTGCCCCATAGCACTTTGACCTTACAGTGTCTGGCCACATAAGGGAATCAGGCTCTgcaaacagagaaacagactgAAGCCTTCCTAGGAAGAATCCTTAACATGCCCTCTCTCCACTGCTCCCCATAGCTCACTCCAATTATTAAGACGTTTATGATTGAGGCCACCCAATATCTGTTCCTGAATGCTCTCATTTGAAACCCTTGCTATTGTTCTAAAtcaggtttctcaacctcagtattattgacattttgaatGAGATAATTCTTTACGGAGGAGTCTATTCATTGTAGGGTGTCTAGCAACATCCTTGACTTCTCTGCCCTAGATACCAGTAGCATCTCCTAAACTTTCACAACCAAAgctgtctccagacattgctcAAGGCAGGGAGTCATTTGCCATCAAAAGCCACCAAGCTAAGTGAGGACTCTAGAACCAAGTCAATTCTTCCTTGTACACTATCAAAGGGAGGTGGTAGGCTGGAAGGAGAATTGACAATTTCTGCCACAGATTACTCCATAGCTAGACATTTCTCACATGTAGCTTTAATCCTGTGAGAAGTTTCATCACATTTACTAAAGGCTAAATAATCCCTGAGAAGTGCCATGACATTTATGAGAGTTAATCCTTACTGGAATTAGAAGACTAttctggggttggggttggggttggtttttttttttttttttgaggtttaatTTACATGAACTTTATACTAAtacttcaggtgtacaacataattatttgatatcTGCATACATTGCAAAAGGTTCACCACAAAaaatctagttaccatctgtcaccaaacataattgcaaaatttttttcttctttttcttgtgagACAACTTTTAAGATacactctcttagcaactttcaaataggcagtacagtattattaactatagtcaccatgttgtacattatctCCCCATGATTTATCTTATAACTGCAAGTATGTGTCTTTCAACCTGTTCGAACCATTTTACCCTCACCTCTACCCCCCACCTGTCtaacaaccaccaatctgttctctaatCTAGGagtttgatttttgtgttttgttggtttcgtttttttagatttcacatataagtgagatcatatggtatttgtctttctctatctaatttatttcactctgtataatgccctcaagttctatccatgttgtcccaaatggcaagattccattcctTTTTGCTGAACACaattccactgtatgtatgtatggatgtatggatgtatgtgtgtgtgtgtgtgtgtgtgtgtgtgtgtttgtgtatacacataccatatctttttccatccatccattggtggacacttaggttgccatatcttggctattgtaaataacgctgcACTGAACATAAGGGTATggatatctttttgaattagtatttttgttttcttaaaataaatacccagaagcaaAACTGCTAGATCTTAtgatagtaatattttaaattttttgaggaacctccatgctattttccatagtggctctTCTAACTTACATTCCCTCCATTAGTGCACAAGAGTTTTCTTCACAGCATCCcagaaataatttgttatttcttgtctttttgataatagtcattctgataggtatgaggtgatgcttttttatggtttttttaaactccaatagagttaaaatatagtgttatatgagtttcaaatgtacaatatagtgattcaacactttatACATCATTGGTGCCCCTCCCCTCAAGATAagtttactccttttttttttttttttaagttcactccttaattcccatcatctGTTTCtcctcatccccctgcccactgcccctcTGGTAACAGcattttattctctatagttcagagtctgtttcttggcttatcactttgatttagtatttttgtattttgggggcaaatacccaatagtgtgattactggattgtaaggtagctctatttttaactttttgaggaatttccactCTATTTTTCAGAGTGGTTATAtcagcttgtattcccaccaacagtgcataaggtttcttttttctcagcaTCATCACCAACaccttttgtttcctgtgtttttgattttggaCATTGTGACAGGtataagatgatatctcattgtgatttggatttgcatttccttgatgatgagtgatgttgaacaacctttcatgtgtctgttggccatctggatatcttctttttttttttttttttttttttttatgatagtcacagagagagagagagaggcagagacataggcagagggagaagcaggccccatgcaccgggagcctgatgtgggattcgatcctgggtctccaggatcacgccctgggccaaaggcaggcgccaaaccactgcgccacccagggatccctggatatcttctttggagaaatctctgttcaggggcacctgggaggttcaatcagttaagcatctgactcttgatttcagctcaggccatgatctgagggttgtgagattgagccccatgtcaggctccacactgggcatagagtctgcttaagattgtctcttccctagggatgcctggatggctcagtggttgagctcctgcctttggctcagggtgtgatcccagagtcctgggattgacttCCGCattgggcttccggcatggagtctgcttctccctctgcctatgtctctctctctctctctctctctctctctctctctctacctctatctctatctctcatgaacaataaataaaatctcagaaaaaaaaaaagattctctcttccctctccccctcgctctcccttcctctctccttgtaTCTCTCCTCTTaagaaaatgtctcttcatgtcttctgttcatttttcaatcagatttttgggtttttttgtgatTGAACTGCAtgaatactttatatattttagacattaaACCCTTATCTggtatatgacttgcaaatattttcttctattcaccaggttgtcttttcatttaggttttgtttatttgtttgctgtgcagaagcattttttgatgtagttccacttgtttattttttattttggtgcctttgcttttggagtcagatccaaaaaatcattaccaaacAAATGTCAAGGGgcttactgcctatattttcttctaggagttttataattccAGGTTTTAGGGTCAAGACTTTGATCTCTTTTTAGTAAGTGTTTGTGTATAGTCTAAGATACCAGTCTAGattaattcttttgcatatgaCTGTCCAGTTATCCCAACACATttactgtcctttccccattgtatattctttttaaaaaaaagatttatttatttatgatagagagagagagaggcagagacacaggaggagggagaagtaggctccatgccgggagccccacggggacttgatcccaggacttcaggatcgtgccctgggccaaaggctggtgctaaaccactgagccacccagagatcccccctccccccattgtatattcttgtctcctttgtggTAGAttgattatatatgtgtatatattctcCACAGTGtccccaacatttgttatttcttatctttttgataatagtcattctgataggtatgaggtgatgcctttttgtgttttttttaaaattccaatagagttaaaatatagtgttatatgagtttcaaatgtacaacatggaagaaagaagaggttACAAATGAGAAGCTATTATTGAGGCTGTGACTGTAAATACCAACCCATCTCCATAGATGAGATTTGCCCTACTATTATTACTGCTTCTATTCCTTGGtactcagaagaaaacatttttaatagctttattaatGCTGACTAAGTTTTCTCCCCTAATCCAACTGTCCTTGCTGCTTATTAAAAGTATTCAAAAGTACTTATTGTGATCCTGGATTGGTATAAAGGAATCTCATTACCTTTTTGCAATAAAAATCTTGGGGAAAATTAGTTTTCCCCTGCAGTTctaataagacagaaaaaaaaatagctgggtTTCTGCAATAAAGTTTGCTTCGGAAGCTGGCAATGAAAATGGGACCTCAGATATTGGCTATGATACAGGCTGTGTGCCAGGAGTCCTGCACATGCACTGTCTTGTCATAAACTCCCTATTCAGAGCTGGAAAGAACTGGGGCTCTTCCCCCAGACTGTAGCTCCAGAGCACACATCAGAAACAATACCTAATCCCAGAGACTGGTGTGGTGATCCAGTGATGGCTTTTCCCTCTATGCTGGTGGCCCTGTGCTGCCTAGCACCCAGGGAGCAGTATTTGACTCCATAGACTTGGGTGCCAGTTCACAAAGCTGAGCTCCAATGCCATCCTTGAGGCCACTGTGAATCTACGTGAGAGGCACCCACCTTAATATtcaagatggagaagaaaaagcagggaAGATGTCTGGGAACCAAACCAGTTatgaaatttatcttttcttgcCCTATTGCATATCAGAAAGATGAGTGGGAGCTTGAAGGACAAATTTATTCAGGCAATCAGGGCTTTTGAGCACATCATTCTTGTGAACTATATATgcatattcttgatttttctggCCCAGCACTTTTCTAGGagcagaaagagcccaaatgctgTAGTTTGACACTCCAAAGCAATTACTCTCTTTAACTTTATATCTGAGCTTAATAAAAACTTTATGGACTCCGTATCTTTCATAAAATAACTAATGTTTAATTTAgtagaatcttttaaaagaaaacataaaactcaAGGTTTGGTATTATTTAATGAAAACCTTAGAAGAAAAGTGATGTTGGCTCAACATCTTTTGATGATGCAGCAATGAAGCAGTCATAACTTTTTCTCTCCAGGCTAAAAAATAAGATTAGAGAGTTCATGCTCATAGAGAACTCAAATGTGCAGAAGCTCTGCATGAGCAGCAGAGAGAAGCCCAATCACAGCTGTAAGATATGATCTCTGTCCAGGTTGAGGCATAAAGCTATGTTGTACATAACCAGCACCAGCACACTGATTTAAATCAAACATGGAAAGTGTCCAGTAGATTGTTGCATTCCTTGCAAACAAGGTAACTAGCTCACCGAATTTTTCATATTAGCTAGTAGCACATACAGTGTGCTATACTTTGCTCCTTGGTGGATTTGTTAATGATCATGATGTCACCTAGTTTACTTTCTTTTATGCCCTTTGGAATCTTCTTTAATGATAAAGACTTTTCCAACATTCAGCACCTGACAGATTGTTCTCGGGTTTCAAATTCAGAACACAACACATCCTGCTTTGAATCCCCCTGTGCATCCAAATGCAATCCAAATGTAAATCCAATTCAGTGTAAATCCAATTCAGCACCTCTCTTCCACTAAAAATTTAACTAATCCAGATGCTCTAGAGTATTTTGGCTAATTAAATGTTCTGATTCACTCTGGATTAAACAgagaattccttttatttctatctgtgatgttaaaaaaaaacattgctaaaCTGTGTTAGTTCACATTCTTGCTTAAATACCAAGACTCGTAAAATCTCTACCCCAAAAAGAGAAGAATTCTTCTTTTCCATATTCCAGAAAGTTCCAATTCACGTTTCACAAAGGATCACTCCCTTTCTAAAGTCTATGTTGAGTAGGAATGCTGTCTGGTGCTGAAATTTTGAAAGCTGTCACCCAAGACTACATCCggttttaaatataaacttagaATTTATTAATTCAGTCTCCCCACCACTATGCTAAAATTACACTCTGGTCACCTttttgttcttgtcttttctggatttttttttttaagatttcatttattcattcatgagaaacagagagagacaggcagagggagaagcaggctccatgcagggagccagacataggACTAGGACtggatcccgtgtctccaggatcatgccctgggctgaaggtggcactaaaccacttagccacccaggctgcacctTTTCTGGATGTCTTTTTGTAGTGAAATTGCCTGAGACAAGGAAAGATCAAGTCAGAAAAATATAGCCTTTTGAGTTTTTGCCTTTTATCCTGTCCATAAGCCCAAGCTTAGATTTATCAGGCCATGTGTAAAAAAGGAAGTAGATTTTGCTGAAGTTCATGTGGAGACAGATTATCCCATTTTAATTAGGCTGTCAGGTAAAAGAGTTAATTTCTTGTCCCAGCTACTTCTTAGTTGTGAGATTTGGGACAAGTTATTTACCCTTGATCTGTAAGTTTCCTGACTTATAAAAAGGAAGACGTTTATGATTATTTTCAAGGTTCTTTTTTGCTCTACTCATAAACCCATGAAGTTCTTCAGCAGTGTTCAGCGGAGTGGAAAAATATTGATTGCTGATTAAGACAATTTTCCAGGAATGATTTCAATCATTTCAAACCAGCGTCTTATCTGACATATAGAACAC harbors:
- the LOC112648733 gene encoding oligosaccharyltransferase complex subunit OSTC yields the protein METLYRVPFLVLECPNLKLKKPPWVHMPSAMTVYALVVVSYFLITGGIIYDVIVEPPSVGSMTDEHGHQRPVAFLAYRVNGQYIMEGLASSFLFTMGGLGFIILDRSNAPNIPKLNRFLLLFIGFVCVLLSFFMARVFMRMKLPGYLMG